In Longimicrobium sp., the DNA window CCGGGTCAGCAGTTGTCGCAAATTCAAGCTGGCTTGCCTGAGCGTCGTGGTAGGGTAAGCGAGATCGCACGACTGGTCTGGGATGGGCCTTCCACTGGCCGATGACCGGGCGAGGAGAAAAGAACAGTGGAATACGCACGTAGAAGTCGTGGGGGATCTGCAGGCGGACCCGGGTTCGATTCCCGGCATCTCCACTGAAAATCAGTAGCACGAAGGCCCGGAATTCCTTGCGGATTCTGGGCCTTCGTCGTTTGTTTTCTCCTCCCCAGCCCCCAGCACAACCTCGCCCATGTTTGCACTGAGCAACTGCGGACCCGTGGCCAGGCGGGCGGCGATGGCCGCGGCCATCAGTCTGACGCTCGCCTGCGCGGGAGGGACAACCGGTTCCCCGACTCCGCGGCGGGGGGTGCTCGATGCGCCGGAGCGCTTCAGCATCCTGTTTCGTCCGAACGGATCGCACTCCAGCGACGTCGTGGCCGCGCCGATCGAGCAGGTCTGGCAGCTTCTGCCGGAGGCGTACCGCGTGATCGGCTTTCCCGGGAGGCCCGCCTCGGCAGGGGGAGGGGAGCAGCTTTTCGCTACGCCCCACATGGAGATCAGCGGCCCGATGTATCCCGGGGAACGAACCTCCGATTACATCGACTGCGGAGTGTCGCCGACGACGGGGAATCGTTCGGACGAGTACCTGGTCACCTTTGTGATCATCACGCGCCTCGAACCCGCCGCGCAGGGCGGGACGCGCATCATGACCCTCATCGACGGCCATGCCCGCGATCGCACCCTGGGCGGCAATTCGGTTCCCTGCCACGGCACGGGGAAGATGGAGGGGCAGATCGCGGAGCTCGTCAAGCGCGGCATCACCGGGGGAGTCGCGGACCGGCCATGACCTCCGCCTGAAAAGCCGCTCCGGCACGTGCCGGGGCGGCTTTTTCGCGTGGTGCCACCCTCGGCTACATGGTGATGGCAGCCAGCAGCATCGTTGCCGCGGCACCGAGGCCCACGCCGAAGACGACGTAGGCGAAGCCCAGCGCGAGGAATTTGGTGAAGGTGCGCACGATCCCCTGGCCGTAGACGCGCTTCATCGCCATGAAGACGTACCCGAGCTGCCAGAGGCCCAGCGTCAGCAGGAGCAGGGGGAACTGGAAGAGCATCCCCACGGTGGAGAGCACGAACGCGAGAGAGTGCACGTGCAGCGCGAAGACGAAGTGCTCCACGAAGAACCGCTTCTGTCGGAAGTACAGCACCTTGAGGAAGAAGGCGAAGAGCGGCATCATGAGGAACACGCCCTTGGGCGCGTTCTCCTCCATCGCCGCGATCAGCGTCCGCATCGCCTCGCCGGGAGGCATGCTCTTGAGGCGCTCGCCGGTGCGGGTGAGGCGGCGGTTCAGCGGCTTCAGCCAGGCGGGCACCGCCGCCGTGTCCTTGTACGCGATGCTGATGTCCATCCCCTCGCGCGGCCGTTCGGGCGGCGGGGGCGGGGCCGGAAGCCCGCCCGTGTTCGCGGGCGCCGGGGCGGCCTCGCGCCTCGCCTGTACCGCATTGTCGCGGGCGACCTGGTCCGCGATGATGTTGGCGTCGGCGGCGAGCGGAAGGAGGACGAAGAAGAGGACCGAGCTGACCAGGTACAGCCGGAACGGCGGCACGTAGCGCACGATGCGTCCCTTCACGTACTCGGTGGTGAGATGGCCGGGGCGAAAGAGGAGCGCGCCCACCGTGCGCGGTAGCGTCGCGTTGACGGCGAGCTGGTCCTCGAGCAGCTCGAGGAGCATCCGCCGGAGCGAGACCCTCACCTCCACCTTGCGCTGCCCGCAGGTGGGGCAGAAGGCGCTCACGGTGGGGTCGCCGCAGTTGAGGCAGGGCCGCGCGGGGGTGCGACGCGTGTCCGACGACCACCAGCGCGCCTTTCGCTGCGGCGCGATCGGCGGCTCACCGCGCGGGCGATCGGCGACGGCGCTGCCGGAGGGGACGGGTGGATCGGGCATGTGCCGGGGATCGCGAGGGCGGAGGCTGATCCGTCGACGTTGCTGCTCAGCTCTTCAGGGTACGTCCTGCAAGTATTCCGCCCTTGCGCATCACGCACGAAGAGGCCCGGCCAGCAGTGCGCTGGCCGGGCCTCTCGTTTCCGTGTGCCTGGATCAGCTCATGGCGAATAGGAGAACGCGCGATTGCCCAGGATCACGGCGCGCCCCATACACGAGTCGGTCCCCACCGGCGAAAAGGTGGTCTGCGTGCCCGTCGTCCTCCAGGTGTACGACGCGGCCACGTTGCAGGCGTACGGCCCCGTTTCGCCCGTCCCGAAGGAGAGCCGGCCGTCGCTGACCTGGTAGTGCCCCTGCAGCATCTGCGCTCCGTTGCGCATCACGATGAAGTGGTTCCCTTCGTGGAACTGGATCTCCCACGCGCCCGCCAGCTCGTCCGCCGGCGCACCCGCCGGGAGATTGGCGGCCGTGACGGTCGCGCTGTAGTTGCCCGTTCTCCAGGCGGCGGGCGCCGCGGTCGGGGCCGCGGGTGCCGGCGCGGGGCTGTCGGTGGTCGTCGTCGTCGCCGCGGGGGCGCACGCGGCGGCGAGGGACAGCAGAAGCACGGAAACGTTTCGCATCGGACCTCGAGGGGAACGGGTGGGATATCGCATGGCGTACGATGGCCAATCTACCTCGCGCATCCGCATCCACAACAATCTTGTTGCGCGCACCGTCGCGCTACAGCCAGCCCTTCTCCCTCGCCATCCGCGCCGCCTCCACGCGATTGGCCGCTCCCAGCTTGGAGATGGCGTCTGAGAGGTAGTTGCGGACGGTGCCCTCGGAGAGGAAGAGCTTCGCCGCGATGGCCGCGCCGGTGGCCCCGTCGGCGGCGAGGCGCAGGACCTGGCGCTCGCGGTCGCTGAGCGGGTCGCGCTCGGTCCACGCCTCGCGGGCGAGCTCGGGGTCGATGGCGCGGCCGCCCGCGTGCACCTGGCGTACCGCGTTCGCCAGCTCCTCCGAGGGGCTGTCCTTGAGCAGGTACCCCGCGGCGCCGGCGTCGAGCGCCCGGCGCAGGTAGCCCGCGCGGGCGAACGTCGTGAGGATGACGACGCGCGTGGGGAGCTTGCGGCGCGCCACCTCGGCGGCCACCTCCAGCCCCGTCATCTCCGGCATCTCGATGTCGGTGAGGAGCACGTCTGGGCGATGCGCCTCCACTTCGTCCAGCGCCTCGCGGCCGTTCTGGGCGCGGGCCACCACCTGGATGTCGCTCTCGATCTCCAGCAGCGCGGCGAGGGCGCCCAGCACCATGGTCTGGTCCTCCGCGATCACCACGCGGATCATGGCGCTGCCTCCGCCGGCTGCCGCGCGGGGACCATCACCTCCAGCCGCGTGCCGCGCCCTTCTGCTCCCCGCGCGCGCAGCATCACGCCGTCCAGCGCCGCCACGCGCTCGCGCATCCCGCGCAGGCCGCTTCCCTCCGGCGCGCTGCCACCCCGCCCGTCGTCCTCCACCTCCAGGATGCACCATCCGCCCTTGGCGCGCAGCGACACGCGGCACGACTGGGCGCGCGAGTGGCGCACGACGTTGGTG includes these proteins:
- a CDS encoding DUF3667 domain-containing protein, encoding MPDPPVPSGSAVADRPRGEPPIAPQRKARWWSSDTRRTPARPCLNCGDPTVSAFCPTCGQRKVEVRVSLRRMLLELLEDQLAVNATLPRTVGALLFRPGHLTTEYVKGRIVRYVPPFRLYLVSSVLFFVLLPLAADANIIADQVARDNAVQARREAAPAPANTGGLPAPPPPPERPREGMDISIAYKDTAAVPAWLKPLNRRLTRTGERLKSMPPGEAMRTLIAAMEENAPKGVFLMMPLFAFFLKVLYFRQKRFFVEHFVFALHVHSLAFVLSTVGMLFQFPLLLLTLGLWQLGYVFMAMKRVYGQGIVRTFTKFLALGFAYVVFGVGLGAAATMLLAAITM
- a CDS encoding response regulator transcription factor; this translates as MIRVVIAEDQTMVLGALAALLEIESDIQVVARAQNGREALDEVEAHRPDVLLTDIEMPEMTGLEVAAEVARRKLPTRVVILTTFARAGYLRRALDAGAAGYLLKDSPSEELANAVRQVHAGGRAIDPELAREAWTERDPLSDRERQVLRLAADGATGAAIAAKLFLSEGTVRNYLSDAISKLGAANRVEAARMAREKGWL